The following proteins come from a genomic window of Aspergillus luchuensis IFO 4308 DNA, chromosome 3, nearly complete sequence:
- a CDS encoding alpha/beta fold hydrolase (COG:I;~EggNog:ENOG410QDEM;~InterPro:IPR000073,IPR029058,IPR000639;~MEROPS:MER0017177;~PFAM:PF12697,PF12146;~go_function: GO:0003824 - catalytic activity [Evidence IEA]) — protein sequence MTVDKIDVTGDPRVERRSATVNGKTYGYLYSEPESGVYRATIFLLHGFPDLSMGWRYQIPMLISMGLRVVAPDCLGYGRTDAPEEIELYSHKSCANDIKELAIQLDAPEIILGGHDWGAALAYRVALWHPELVTHIFTVCVPYAAPTRKYLALEDMVENIAPHFAYQLQFRSGNLEDVIFSKEDIEKFLSALYGGRTDDRDVAFDAEYGVLLDRMELVRPSPLLSEVELEYYATEFSRNGLRGPLNWYRTREINYEEELAILNARITAPLLFIQALKDSALPPHLGKGMTRTVPHLTYKQVNTGHWALWQEPEEVNEIIAWWLKEVVFKSLRMSRL from the exons ATGACCGTGGACAAGATCGATGTAACCGGCGACCCGAGGGTCGAGCGCCGCTCGGCAACCGTCAATGGCAAGACATATG GCTACCTCTACAGCGAGCCCGAATCGGGGGTTTATCGGGCAACAATCTTCCTC CTCCATGGCTTCCCCGACCTATCCATGGGATGGCGCTACCAAATCCCCATGTTGATTTCCATGGGTCTGCGAGTCGTCGCGCCAGATTGTCTAGGATACGGCCGAACA GACGCACCCGAAGAAATAGAACTATATTCGCACAAAAGCTGCGCCAATGACATCAAAGAACTCGCAATCCAACTAGACGCACCCGAGATCATCCTCGGCGGACATGACTG GGGCGCCGCTCTCGCCTACCGCGTCGCGCTCTGGCACCCGGAGCTCGTAACGCACATCTTCACAGTCTGCGTGCCATACGCAGCGCCAACCCGGAAATACCTCGCGCTAGAAGACATGGTAGAGAACATTGCGCCGCATTTCGCGTACCAGTTGCAATTTCGGAGCGGGAATCTCGAAGATGTCATCTTCAGCAAGGAAGATATCGAAAAGTTCTTGTCGGCGCTGTATGGCGGTCGCACGGATGATAGGGACGTGGCGTTTGATGCCGAGTATGGGGTTTTGTTGGATCGGATGGAGCTTGTTAGGCCGTCGCCTTTGTTGAGTGAGGTG GAACTGGAATACTACGCGACTGAATTCTCGAGGAATGGGCTGAGAGGGCCAT TAAACTGGTACCGCACACGGGAGATAAACTACGAAGAAGAGCTCGCCATCCTGAACGCCCGCATCACAGCCCCATTACTATTCATCCAAGCGCTGAAGGACTCCGCACTGCCGCCACACCTAGGAAAAGGAATGACGAGGACGGTGCCGCATTTGACGTACAAGCAGGTGAACACGGGGCATTGGGCGCTATGGCAAGAGCCGGAGGAGGTGAATGAGATTATTGCGTGGTGGTTGAAGGAGGTGGTGTTTAAGAGCTTGAGGATGTCGAGGCTGTGA
- a CDS encoding uncharacterized protein (COG:S;~EggNog:ENOG410PHFU;~InterPro:IPR036291,IPR005097;~PFAM:PF03435;~TransMembrane:1 (o281-300i);~go_function: GO:0016491 - oxidoreductase activity [Evidence IEA];~go_process: GO:0055114 - oxidation-reduction process [Evidence IEA]) produces the protein MESNKQYDLIVLGPTGYTGRFCADHIVKNFPTNLKWALAGRSLSKLENIAKELKNVNPDRAEPDLLAVQLNREELHPLVQKTRVIINCVGPYCLYSTPVIEACASNGTHYVDATGETHWVKEIIGEYHETAKANGAVIIPCVGIESAPADLLAWATVKRVREDLSCHTRSITGDIHEIKSSGASGGTLSTVLTFFENVPPSEMRKISTPFALAASAPPKDIPREPLWARLLGIRSVRDMGILTTSPSGLADTTTVHRSSTLMPEFYGPRFYFRQFLRARNAFTGILWHYTFLFAITALLLPPVRTLVRKYIYTPGTGPTLEDSVNDFVEYRAVATADQDTPTPQRVLGKLRYQGTMYEFTGLSLAEAAMTILENEEKVKKVSRCGIVTTATLGQEFIDRWDKVGCHIETQIVDN, from the exons ATGGAATCCAACAAGCAATATGATCTGATCGTCCTGGGGCCCACGGGCTATACAGGACGCTTCTGTGCTGACCACATCGTCAAGAACTTTCCCACCAACCTGAAGTGGGCTCTGGCTGGTCGTTCTCTCAGCAAATTGGAGAATATCGCCAAAGAGCTGAAGAATGTGAACCCGGATCGTGCCGAGCCAG ACCTCCTCGCCGTGCAACTCAACCGTGAAGAGCTGCACCCGTTGGTCCAAAAGACGCGAGTTATCATTAACTGCGTGGGTCCCTACTGTCTATACTCCACGCCTGTGATTGAAGCTTGCGCCAGCAACGGAACTCACTACGTCGATGC TACCGGAGAGACACACTGGGTCAAGGAGATCATCGGCGAATACCACGAAACTGCCAAAGCGAACGGTGCTGTT ATCATCCCTTGCGTTGGCATCGAAAGCGCACCTGCAGACTTGCTCGCCTGGGCTACAGTGAAGCGAGTCCGCGAAGATCTATCCTGCCACACCAGATCAATCACCGGTGACATCCACGAGATCAA ATCCTCCGGAGCAAGCGGCGGCACTCTCTCCACCGTTCTCACTTTCTTTGAGAATGTACCACCTTCCGAAATGCGCAAAATCTCCACCCCCTTTGCGCTGGCCGCATCGGCCCCTCCGAAAGATATCCCCCGTGAGCCGCTATGGGCGAGGCTACTCGGTATCCGATCCGTCCGCGACATGGGTATCTTGACCACCTCTCCATCAGGCCTAgcagacaccaccaccgtccaCCGCAGCAGTACCCTGATGCCTGAGTTCTACGGACCCCGGTTCTACTTCAGACAATTCCTTCGCGCCAGGAACGCCTTCACCGGAATCCTCTGGCACTATACGTTCCTGTTCGCTATTACGGCTCTACTTCTGCCTCCGGTTCGCACCCTTGTCAGGAAATACATCTACACTCCGGGTACCGGCCCTACTCTCGAGGATTCCGTCAACGACTTCGTCGAGTACCGCGCCGTCGCGACTGCGGACCAGGACACCCCCACACCTCAGCGCGTGCTGGGCAAGTTGAGATACCAGGGTACTATGTATGAGTTCACTGGGCTGAGTCTGGCTGAGGCGGCCATGACGATTCTTGAgaacgaggagaaggtgaagaaggtgtCGCGTTGTGGTATCGTCACTACTGCTACTTTGGGTCAGGAGTTTATTGATCGCTGGGATAAGGTCGGGTGTCATATTGAGACTCAGATTGTTGATAATTGA
- the RPL43 gene encoding 60S ribosomal protein eL43 (COG:J;~EggNog:ENOG410PQ1G;~InterPro:IPR002674,IPR011332,IPR011331;~PFAM:PF01780;~go_component: GO:0005840 - ribosome [Evidence IEA];~go_function: GO:0003735 - structural constituent of ribosome [Evidence IEA];~go_process: GO:0006412 - translation [Evidence IEA]) has protein sequence MTKRTKKVGITGKYGTRYGASLRKQVKKMEVSQHARYICTFCGKNTVKRKAVGIWECKGCNKTVAGGAYTVSTPAAAATRSTIRRLREIAEV, from the exons ATGACGAAGCGCACGAAGA AGGTCGGTATCACGGGTAAATATGGTACCAG ATACGGTGCCTCCCTGCGTAagcaggtgaagaagatggaagtgTCCCAGCACGCCCGTTACATCTGCACCTTCTGCGGAAAGAACACCGTCAAGCGCAAGGCTGTTGGTATCTGGGAGTGCAAGGGTTGCAACAAGACCGTCGCCGGTGGTGCCTACACTGTCTC tacccccgccgccgccgccacccgTTCCACTATCCGTCGTCTCAGAGAAATTGCGGAGGTTTAA
- a CDS encoding putative PHD and RING finger domain protein (COG:O;~EggNog:ENOG410QD8E;~InterPro:IPR001841,IPR019787,IPR011011,IPR001965, IPR013083;~PFAM:PF00097,PF00628,PF13639), giving the protein MSDTCIVCLGDLGESASDPLAVAAEAAPRLDLGAEGKSADTSLNNHDGVDGTEDSGQIAQLLPCGHILHNNCLKPWVERANSCPICRRSFNMVELSDRPGGPVTSSYAVQDRVQQAEVDPSMIIEYIDDDFADFQPCPICGDADNEELLLLCDGCDVPSHTYCVGLDSVPTGPWYCTRCVTQRRLGRSPETADWSSQTQDRRGRRTRAQRRRLQSRNQLNSLHWARVWQSVWDHLNIDLDFPFDDDMAAERARQEQRREEAHQRDFRAWQRRFEVAEQQGGGNRFRDTAALLDIEAPRPSRPRVPREPTPEPESLEEMRAWNAFERAREIENDPSAARKRKEPTLSPSPEPTEPERKLKRPRTRRAEDLAARAVQNGESSRAASAQASARINAESSSEPSFLQSLLKEVEESSNPNGVTSHGASGQSSIAPTDHATPGPSSPSISPAPSNHSSPRLSSVTPPPTLRSRPMSPLQLGSPADPSSPPFSPDVSPVGSARSAQDDHSSQAPTRRPNRRIPRSATRSAAIRSDDSSPSRPGLSLKVKSDIQKLVGSSLKPYYRSKTITKEQYTEINRNISRKLYERAGDVETLGIGAKATLATVAKDEVEKAVDALKQRHDLNDTVDESS; this is encoded by the exons ATGTCCGACACCTGTATTGTGTGCTTAGGAGACCTTGGCGAAAGCGCCAGCGATCCTCTTGCCGTCGCCGCCGAGGCCGCGCCAAGACTTGACCTCGGGGCAGAGGGCAAGTCGGCGGATacctccctcaacaaccatGATGGCGTAGATGGCACAGAGGACTCGGGTCAGATCGCTCAGCTCCTCCCTTGTGGGCATATCCTGCACAATAACTGCCTGAAGCCCTGGGTCGAGCGAGCCAACAGCTGTCCGATATGTCGTCGGAGTTTCAACATGGTCGAACTAAGTGACCGCCCTGGTG GTCCCGTCACATCCTCCTATGCCGTGCAGGATCGAGTTCAGCAAGCAGAAGTCGACCCCTCAATGATCATTGAATATATAGATGATGATTTTGCCGACTTTCAACCATGTCCAATCTGTGGTGATGCAGACAATGAAgagctgcttctcctctGTGATGGCTGCGATGTCCCCTCTCACACATATTGTGTTGGCCTCGATTCTGTCCCGACGGGTCCCTGGTACTGCACACGTTGTGTGACGCAACGTCGCCTCGGGCGGTCTCCTGAGACTGCCGACTGGTCTTCCCAGACACAAGACAGGCGTGGTCGTCGCACAAGAGCACAGCGACGCAGACTGCAGAGCAGGAACCAGCTCAACTCGCTGCACTGGGCCCGCGTGTGGCAATCTGTCTGGGATCATCTGAATATTGATTTGGACTTTCCATTTGATGATGACATGGCTGCCGAGCGCGCTCGACAAGAGCAGCGCAGGGAAGAAGCCCATCAACGTGATTTTCGAGCCTGGCAACGTCGCTTTGAAGTTGCCGAGCAGCAGGGCGGTGGCAACCGGTTCCGAGACACTGCCGCTCTACTGGATATTGAGGCGCCTCGCCCGTCGCGGCCCCGCGTTCCTCGTGAGCCCACCCCAGAGCCCGAGTCTCTTGAAGAGATGAGGGCCTGGAATGCTTTCGAGCGTGCCCGTGAGATTGAGAATGACCCAAGCGCGGCCCGGAAACGTAAGGAACCGACATTGTCGCCGTCTCCTGAACCTACCGAACCTGAACGCAAGTTGAAGCGGCCCCGAACACGAAGGGCCGAAGACCTAGCAGCTCGGGCGGTACAGAATGGTGAATCATCGAGAGCTGCTAGTGCGCAGGCCTCTGCTCGGATCAATGCCGAGAGTTCGAGCGAACCGAGTTTCCTTCAATCCCTTCTCAAGGAGGTCGAAGAATCGTCCAACCCGAACGGGGTCACTTCCCATGGCGCTTCCGGTCAATCATCCATTGCACCCACCGATCATGCGACCCCAGGCCCCTCGTCGCCTTCCATATCGCCTGCCCCATCTAACCATTCTTCCCCGCGTCTGTCTTCCGTCACACCGCCTCCAACCCTCCGAAGCAGGCCCATGTCTCCACTACAACTGGGGTCACCAGCAGACCCGTCCTCTCCACCTTTCTCGCCAGATGTGTCGCCGGTTGGTTCTGCTCGGAGTGCCCAAGACGATCACTCTTCTCAAGCCCCCACTCGCCGCCCGAATCGTCGGATACCTCGCTCTGCCACTCGATCAGCGGCTATCCGTTCCGACGACAGCTCTCCTAGTCGTCCCGGCTTGTCCCTCAAAGTCAAGTCCGACATACAGAAGCTGGTCGGGTCATCGCTTAAGCCTTACTATCGTTCGAAGACCATCACGAAAGAACAATACACGGAAATCAATCGAAATATATCTCGGAAGCTGTACGAGCGTGCGGGCGACGTCGAAACGCTCGGGATCGGGGCCAAAGCCACGCTGGCTACCGTGGCCAAGGACGAAGTAGAGAAGGCCGTTGATGCGTTGAAGCAACGCCATGACCTCAATGATACTGTTGATGAAAGCTCTTGA
- the MRR1 gene encoding MFS transporter (COG:G;~EggNog:ENOG410PFTW;~InterPro:IPR020846,IPR011701,IPR036259;~PFAM:PF07690;~TransMembrane:12 (i109-134o146-164i176-194o200-222i234-254o266-286i337-361o381-400i421-441o447-467i479-503o515-537i);~go_function: GO:0022857 - transmembrane transporter activity [Evidence IEA];~go_process: GO:0055085 - transmembrane transport [Evidence IEA]) has translation MSDVQHTTGATAPESNIAPSHIDTTHEAHLRSSDSTLKSESASTSGDPEKGREDVIDKELEQDGYDIEAGAPQPELEKAAEKEKDPNLVEWDGPDDPENPQNMPRWRKWLITMSLSFMTTWITFASSVFSTATIVTAKEFGVSTEVMILATSLVVFGFAVGPLFWSPLSELYGRRIPLFSGYAIFAIFQIPVAVAQNVETILVCRFLIGIFGCSPLAVVGGAMADFWDPVDRAVAISAFASATFIGPVLGPIVGGYLTDSYLGWRWTAWITLIASGSFGLLAFIIVPETYAPRILQKRAARLRRETGNEALHSLLDNARPTMNDIVTKYLLRPVMMLFLEPILLLITLYLALVYGILYLFFEAYPVSFESVRGWTNEGIAGLPFIGILVGVLCGAALIIWQTKTRFARKLAKHGRVVPEERLIPMMIASVLLPAGLFWFGWTSHPSTSWGAQVVAGVPIGMGILVIFMQGLNYIIDVYLMFANSAIAANTLVRSSLGGAFPLFATQMYNKLGVDWASSLLGFITVAMIPIPVLFFFYGKKLRAMSRFSPKL, from the exons ATGAGTGACGTACAGCATACTACCGGTGCTACGGCACCGGAATCGAACATTGCACCTTCGCATATCGACACAACACACGAAGCGCATCTGCGATCCTCCGACTCGACTCTTAAATCGGAATCCGCCAGTACATCCGGCGACCCAGAAAAAGGCCGCGAAGACGTCATCGACAAAGAGTTGGAGCAAGATGGATATGATATCGAGGCCGGCGCACCTCAACCAGAACTGGAAAAGGCagcggagaaggaaaaggatccCAATCTGGTGGAATGGGACGGTCCAGATGACCCCGAAAATCCCCAGAACATGCCCCGTTGGCGCAAGTGGTTGATCACCATGTCGCTGTCATTCATGACTACGTGGATCACATTCGCCAGTAGTGTCTTCTCGACTGCAACCATTGTGACTGCCAAGGAATTCGGTGTCTCGACCGAGGTTATGATTTTGGCAACCAGTTTGGTGGTTTTCGGATTCGCAGTTGGACCGTTATTTTGGTCTCCTCTGTCGGAGCTGTATGGACGTAGGATTCCCTTGTTCTCTGGTTAcgccatcttcgccatctttCAGATCCCCGTTGCAGTGGCACAGAACGTGGAGACCATCTTGGTCTGCCGATTCTTGATTGGTATCTTTGGCTGCTCGCccttggcggtggtgggtggtgctATGGCCGACTTTTGGGATCCCGTTGATCGTGCGGTTGCTATTTCAGCGTTCGCCAGTGCTACCTTCATTGGACCCGTGCTTG GTCCTATTGTCGGAGGGTACCTCACTGACTCGTACCTTGGCTGGCGCTGGACAGCCTGGATTACTTTGATTGCTTCAGGATCCTTTGGCCTGCTGGCCTTCATTATTGTCCCCGAAACTTACGCGCCGAGGATCCTTCAGAAACGTGCCGCCCGTCTTCGCCGGGAGACTGGAAACGAGGCTCTGCACTCCCTTTTGGACAATGCTCGCCCCACGATGAACGACATCGTGACCAAGTACCTCCTGCGGCCGGTGATGATGCTTTTCCTCGAGCCCATTCTGCTTCTGATCACTCTGTATTTGGCATTGGTATACGGCATCCTCTATCTGTTCTTCGAAGCCTACCCGGTGTCGTTTGAGTCCGTGCGCGGGTGGACGAACGAGGGTATTGCAGGGCTGCCCTTCATCGGCATCCTGGTGGGAGTGCTCTGTGGAGCGGCGTTGATTATCTGGCAGACGAAGACGCGATTCGCTCGGAAGCTGGCCAAACACGGCCGTGTGGTGCCGGAGGAGCGTCTCATTCCGATGATGATTGCGTCGGTGCTGCTGCCCGCTGGTCTGTTCTGGTTCGGCTGGACCTCGCATCCCAGTACCTCCTGGGGCGCTCAggttgtggctggtgtgcCCATTGGCATGGGAATCCTGGTGATTTTCATGCAGGGACTCAACTACATCATTGACGTGTACTTGATGTTCGCCAACTCCGCCATCGCCGCCAACACCTTGGTGCGGAGTAGCCTGGGAGGtgccttccctctctttgcCACGCAAATGTATAACAAGCTGGGAGTAGACTGGGCCTCCAGTCTGCTCGGTTTCATCACGGTCGCCATGATTCCCATTcccgtcctcttcttcttctacggcAAGAAGCTTCGGGCTATGAGCCGGTTCAGTCCCAAGTTGTAA